In one window of Hymenobacter nivis DNA:
- a CDS encoding IS1 family transposase: MVYTQHLCARCGSEHIRRNGTQGGQPKYQCKACGYQARFIPAAVAKAAQYAQVEALLTERNSQRSIVRATGVARMTIAKLIKKSGLGLAPAAASPDEKGPTPET, from the coding sequence ATGGTTTATACGCAACACTTATGTGCCCGCTGTGGTAGTGAACACATCCGCCGCAATGGCACGCAGGGTGGTCAGCCTAAATACCAGTGCAAGGCGTGCGGGTATCAGGCACGGTTTATACCAGCGGCCGTGGCCAAGGCGGCACAGTATGCGCAGGTGGAAGCCTTGCTCACCGAGCGTAACTCCCAACGTAGCATCGTGCGCGCCACCGGCGTGGCACGGATGACCATCGCCAAGCTGATAAAAAAAAGCGGCCTTGGACTCGCCCCGGCTGCCGCGTCGCCGGACGAAAAAGGCCCAACGCCGGAAACCTGA